TCCATTCAAAGATCTATTGCTCAAATCGTTTATAGCTTTACAAGATCAGGCATTTGATTCAGGAAAGACTTATTCACCTGCTCTACTTAAGTCCtctgaattaattatgGAATTGTACGAAATATGTTGGAGTATATTTACTACTATCCTAGGATACATTACAATGTTTCAACAGTCTATGAACATCTTGCTCAGAAACCGTTCAGAAAACCAGGAAAAGCTTaaatttcttgaaaataaacaagAAAAGTCATCTTTGGAACAACTCCAATCTAATATTTATACTCGTAGGCTGGTTGATATTAGTAGAGAAGAAAAACTAATCAGTTTAGTATTAACTCTTTTTGAAGGTGACTTCAGTGTCTCTATCAACATCCTAGAATTGGAATCTTTGATTACAACTGAGAATAAGAGAAGTATATCCGAATTGGAAGAATCTATTAAAAACTTGGAAAAATCCATCAAATGTGATGTTAATTCTGAagaaaatagtaatatgCTTCTCGTTAAAGCTCTAAAAGAAGAACTAGATTCAAGGACAAATGATTTAGTACGTCAAACTTCTGGCCCCCCCATTTATTTACAAAGATACGACCAAGAGCTTACAGAAATATTCACGAAACTTAATTTAGAAGGCTCTCAGTCAGATTCAACTAATGAACAGAACGAAGCAGATGACGAGACTAAAGTTAAAGTCGAAGAAGCTGATCCAAAAGAGGTGCAATAAGTAAGTACTATATAAATTCtgtttttattaaattccaAGAAAATTGCAATAATGCAAGGgtaaataatggaaatgaAAGTATGAATaacatttaaaaaaaaatgttaatgAGAATGCCTATGTAATATCAggaaaaaaagaacaatggtaattaattaaaagaaagttcaatttgaattaattgtatgaatatttatgaAGTTTGCTTAAATTATAGCTTAGTCCcattaatacaattttGCCTTTATactaattattatttgaaacattttaaattagaatttcACAGATTCCCGCCCAAACTAAAATGAgtcaaatttgatttttttttttattaggTAAAGTATTCCGTAATTTGGGATGATAGAATGTTTATTTTCTCCTGAAAAGCAGGAAACTGGTCGGAGACAAATactaaatgaagaaaagtTGAGAATTTTTGACACAAATATAAACATATCAAAATGTGAAACTGATTTTagaaaaggaaataaagaaaggTCAGAAAGTTTGATTCATTTAGATCATGAAACTCACTGcataaaaaatgataaaattccagatttagaaattgaaatttcaatttctggGATAGGATCTTTTATGAGAATTTTCGTTGTTGGAGTAATAGAGTATTGCAAGTTTCAAGAATCTCTTAAAGGGATTGATTTGGTGAAAATTGTGTCTATAGAAAATGTGGTAACTGAGCTGATGGATATTCTTAATTATCATAGTCTTGAAACCGGGAAAGGCTTTAGCTGTTTAGCTTATGTGAGAATTAAGGAAGAAAGATTTTTAGTATTTGGAAGGGATAGGTTTGGAGATTCaagtttaataattagTGTAGGTAGTAGAGGAGAAGAGATCATCATTTCTAATATAGAAAGTGATCTTTTATCGTTTCAAGAGGATGTGCAATCAATTGAAGTGCCAGTAAATGGTATGTTTTTACTCGATCTATCAAAACTAGAGTTTAAATCCTTTCCATGGAAAGTAACTCCATCATATATGACTTCTGGGTATTGGAATGAAGAAGGTCAAAAAACATTAGAATCATTAGAAGTAGACTCAAAAAGACTCTTGGAGTCACTAAGATTAGTTTTTGTCAAAGAAATGGAGAAAAGGCTAACTTTTGAAGTGTTTGATGATAAGGTTTTTGTATATATGGGCATGCTTTTTTCGGGTGGATTGGACTCTACTGTATTACTTTATTTGTTATTAGAATGGCTATTCTCAAACTTGGAACATTTagaaagtaatatttttaagagattcttttcaaataatcaattttctgaaattcAATTCAGTCAAgataatttgtttttcatTGTTGAATTAATCAATACAAGCTTTGCACCATGTGAAGCACCTGATAGATTAACAGGCTTAGCAAGCTACTAtgaaatattggaattatttgagaattacctaagaaaatatagaaatgTTTCAATAAGATTAATATGTGTAGATAATTCAGGGGATGCATTGacaaaagaagaaaaaaacatATTAAAATGTATAGCTCCATGTAAAACTCATTTAGATTTTAACATTGGAGGTGCTTTGTTTTTTGCATTAGGAGGAAAAGGGGTTTTAGTTGATAAAGAAAGTTTTAATGAAGAATGGTGgcaagaaataattttcgAAAATGAGGATTCAAGCATTTGGAATGGGatttttgagaaaaaaGTTCCATTTTCTGAAGCTACTATTGAGTCcactaaaaataatgaatctACAGAACACCCCAAAGACtcaaattttcaaagaaaatgtCCATACTGCTCTTTTAGAGAGCATTCAAAGTGCCAAAACAAATGTTGTAAATCTTGTTGTAGAaaaattcaacaaaatttaattaaaccAATTGGCGAAAGTTTTCCTGCATGTAGAATTCATAAGATGAAGACAGCAGATTTCAGTAAGATCCCATCTACCCAA
This is a stretch of genomic DNA from Cryptosporidium parvum Iowa II chromosome 3, whole genome shotgun sequence. It encodes these proteins:
- a CDS encoding asparagine synthetase B like, coding for MIECLFSPEKQETGRRQILNEEKLRIFDTNINISKCETDFRKGNKERSESLIHLDHETHCIKNDKIPDLEIEISISGIGSFMRIFVVGVIEYCKFQESLKGIDLVKIVSIENVVTELMDILNYHSLETGKGFSCLAYVRIKEERFLVFGRDRFGDSSLIISVGSRGEEIIISNIESDLLSFQEDVQSIEVPVNGMFLLDLSKLEFKSFPWKVTPSYMTSGYWNEEGQKTLESLEVDSKRLLESLRLVFVKEMEKRLTFEVFDDKVFVYMGMLFSGGLDSTVLLYLLLEWLFSNLEHLESNIFKRFFSNNQFSEIQFSQDNLFFIVELINTSFAPCEAPDRLTGLASYYEILELFENYLRKYRNVSIRLICVDNSGDALTKEEKNILKCIAPCKTHLDFNIGGALFFALGGKGVLVDKESFNEEWWQEIIFENEDSSIWNGIFEKKVPFSEATIESTKNNESTEHPKDSNFQRKCPYCSFREHSKCQNKCCKSCCRKIQQNLIKPIGESFPACRIHKMKTADFSKIPSTQRFIDPKNYYLSELNIDRVLFPQEKEYVKGLIIAEDNKLLYRSKSKFLIIGSGADEFLGGYGRHITAKKHNGLQGIRKEMLFDINRLWIRNLGRDCRLALFNNRTLFAVFLQPIVIDSIGKLSFENICGSRFEVTKPLLRFIANKLGVQFSSKFKKRAVQFGTRSSRQTNLKHFDSNRKATADATYVPVNI